From a single Planctellipticum variicoloris genomic region:
- a CDS encoding 30S ribosomal protein S1 — MNGEQAVPSDETLSSEPQSSPEAIAPAAETAPVVEAAAPAAPALEASPGPESSAPAEGEPVAAAPAEDEEVPKRKVQLNPTQENAPRPVAMFAGTTPAAPPPADAAGAAISDAADAMSSMPMSATVASGPVALPEEKVELEASLEAELEAAMAGELSAPVPVVPEPGTAGDRDAVPLPQSEDQLEPGTRLKAKVQSVTAEDVFCEVGFRVPGVLPLRQFPSGKHPSVGEEFLVHVEKFDPENGVILVNLPKTTRRPKGNWEDLAVGQIVECLANRTNKGGLEVTISNLRGFLPASQVDVGFVSSLDAYVGQKLTVLITEVNPAKRNLVVSRRAIVIAERKELAQGFWEKVEVGQQLPGRVKTIKDYGAFIDLGGVDGFLHVGEMSWTRIKHPSEAVQEGQQVDVVILSLDREKEKIGLGMRQLAQNPWVSAVDKYPVGRTVTGKVSRATDFGAFIELEPGVEGLVHISELDHRRVKKVTDVLTVGQDVQVQVLEVAPDRQRISLSLKALKEKPESEKPKEEEPVVPYERKRKEPLRGGTGGNGGGGLFGNPTDFGR; from the coding sequence GCCCGCTGCGGAAACAGCTCCCGTTGTGGAAGCAGCGGCCCCGGCCGCTCCCGCTTTGGAAGCTTCTCCGGGACCCGAATCTTCGGCCCCCGCCGAAGGCGAACCGGTCGCCGCGGCTCCTGCGGAAGACGAAGAAGTCCCGAAACGCAAGGTTCAGCTCAACCCCACTCAAGAAAACGCACCCCGCCCGGTGGCAATGTTTGCGGGCACGACCCCCGCAGCGCCTCCCCCGGCCGACGCCGCCGGAGCGGCAATCTCTGACGCTGCGGACGCGATGTCCTCCATGCCGATGTCGGCGACGGTGGCCTCCGGCCCCGTCGCCCTGCCCGAGGAAAAGGTCGAGCTGGAAGCGTCGCTGGAGGCCGAACTTGAGGCTGCCATGGCCGGCGAACTTTCGGCTCCCGTTCCCGTCGTCCCCGAGCCCGGAACAGCCGGCGATCGAGACGCTGTCCCGCTGCCCCAGTCGGAAGACCAGCTCGAACCGGGAACGCGCCTCAAGGCGAAGGTCCAGAGCGTCACCGCCGAGGATGTTTTCTGCGAGGTCGGCTTCCGCGTCCCGGGAGTGCTGCCCCTGCGGCAGTTTCCCAGCGGGAAGCATCCCAGCGTCGGCGAGGAGTTCCTCGTCCACGTCGAGAAGTTCGACCCGGAAAACGGCGTCATCCTGGTCAACCTGCCCAAGACCACCCGTCGTCCGAAGGGGAACTGGGAAGACCTGGCCGTCGGCCAGATCGTCGAGTGCCTCGCCAACCGCACCAACAAGGGCGGCCTCGAAGTCACCATCAGCAACCTCCGCGGGTTCCTGCCGGCCAGCCAGGTCGACGTCGGCTTCGTGTCGTCGCTGGATGCCTATGTCGGGCAGAAGCTCACCGTCCTCATCACCGAGGTCAACCCCGCCAAGCGGAACCTCGTCGTCAGCCGCCGGGCGATCGTCATCGCCGAGCGAAAAGAGCTGGCCCAGGGATTCTGGGAGAAGGTGGAAGTCGGACAACAGCTTCCGGGCCGCGTGAAAACGATCAAGGACTACGGCGCGTTCATCGACCTCGGCGGCGTGGATGGATTTCTGCACGTCGGCGAGATGAGCTGGACCCGGATCAAGCATCCGTCCGAAGCCGTACAGGAGGGGCAGCAGGTCGACGTGGTGATCCTCTCCCTCGACCGCGAGAAGGAGAAGATCGGCCTCGGCATGCGGCAGCTTGCCCAGAACCCCTGGGTCAGCGCCGTCGACAAGTACCCCGTCGGGCGGACGGTGACCGGCAAGGTCTCCCGCGCGACCGATTTCGGGGCTTTCATCGAGCTCGAACCGGGAGTCGAAGGTCTGGTTCACATCAGCGAACTGGACCACCGGCGGGTCAAGAAGGTGACGGACGTGCTGACCGTGGGCCAGGACGTGCAGGTGCAGGTGCTCGAAGTGGCTCCGGACCGGCAGCGGATCAGCCTGTCGCTCAAGGCGCTCAAAGAGAAGCCGGAGAGCGAGAAGCCGAAAGAAGAAGAGCCGGTCGTGCCGTACGAACGGAAGCGGAAAGAGCCGCTCCGGGGCGGAACGGGCGGAAACGGCGGCGGGGGTCTGTTCGGCAATCCGACGGACTTCGGCCGATAA
- a CDS encoding sugar phosphate isomerase/epimerase family protein, translating to MFVAASSRCFSDLPFGEACQALTDLEYDKFEVWMSESSQHLKPSEVVGNADRFIAQLRDVTRLSPIALCLGEDVSQEVFEGLCKLSKNIKVAQITLPAAELGTPFNEEIDRLRKRLAASNVAGIRLSLKTETGRLTEDPRTAVEICQAVPGLGLTLDLSHYIAGKFANQRYEQVYPYAYHVHLRDSSRTDLQVPVGLGEIDYGKVIAQLKRCDYSRALSVEILPELLKDSDRSLEMRKIRMLLETLL from the coding sequence GTGTTCGTCGCGGCGTCTTCACGGTGTTTTTCAGATCTGCCATTCGGGGAAGCCTGCCAGGCTCTCACCGATCTCGAATACGACAAGTTCGAGGTCTGGATGTCCGAGAGCAGTCAGCACCTGAAGCCCTCGGAAGTGGTCGGGAATGCCGACCGCTTTATCGCCCAGCTTCGGGACGTCACCCGGCTCAGCCCCATTGCTCTGTGCCTGGGAGAAGATGTCTCCCAGGAAGTCTTCGAGGGGCTCTGTAAGCTGAGCAAAAACATCAAAGTTGCCCAGATTACCCTGCCTGCCGCCGAGCTGGGGACACCCTTTAACGAAGAGATTGACCGGCTGCGGAAGCGGCTGGCCGCCTCAAACGTGGCCGGCATCCGCCTGTCGCTGAAGACCGAGACAGGGCGTCTGACCGAAGACCCGCGAACCGCCGTGGAAATCTGCCAGGCCGTCCCCGGTCTGGGGCTGACGCTGGACCTCAGCCACTACATCGCCGGCAAGTTCGCCAACCAGCGGTACGAACAGGTCTACCCCTATGCCTATCACGTGCATCTCCGCGACTCGTCGCGGACCGATCTGCAGGTGCCGGTGGGTCTGGGCGAAATCGACTACGGCAAAGTGATCGCTCAATTGAAGCGCTGCGACTACAGCCGGGCGCTGTCGGTCGAGATCCTGCCGGAACTGCTGAAGGATTCAGACCGTTCGCTGGAGATGCGGAAGATCCGCATGCTGCTCGAGACGTTGCTGTAA